A single window of Salvia splendens isolate huo1 chromosome 6, SspV2, whole genome shotgun sequence DNA harbors:
- the LOC121807504 gene encoding cyclin-dependent kinase G-2-like isoform X3: protein MAAGRHGGYRDNEFRDRETDYGTSRKDIGSLNGEYERGRKGSRDFDRSQIRGRGSLEYQDRVRRRDVGGREMRNGGHRSTSSRSDSGSSGGGPRRCGYAVRPVDREPGELSSDGSDGATEAEIQCNKETDVTILDSGRQLSPIPNKKRKFSPIVWDRDDKDATRTIRSTKVLESSNLPPLPPPPPPPLPVPLKSNSIHDDAEQNSLVEDNGVHVSGAPPSDIDSLPYVSELPGMTDSSVPKEEDRVNDMIAETNDENDYVPRTITSSRWANDAESPSDEGEISDYEDSWKMKRKSQSESAEAKVGRKSISPGLGEYSEGTKVRSLGSDERVRSSSRDSYNDTVDKNDYMEVDDDQNIVCSDASHSGTESEDDVGSHGTPEQVHPPQRSFNMLHGCRSVDEFERLNRIDEGTYGIVFRAKDKKTGEVVALKKVKMDREREGFPLTSLREINILLSIHHPSIVDVKEVVVGSNLDSIYMVMEYMEHDLKGLMETMKQPYSQSEVKCLMLQLLEGIKYLHDNWVLHRDLKTSNLLLNNCGDLKICDFGLARQYGSPLKPYTSLVVTLWYRAPELLLGAKQYSTAIDMWSLGCIMAELLSKEPLFNGKSEVEQLDKIFKVLGTPNETIWPGLSDLPGAKVNFAKHKRPALGTTFCARNFLRHLLQGHLYYLMLDLTF from the exons ATGGCCGCTGGAAGGCACGGGGGTTATAGAGACAATGAATTCAGGGACCGTGAGACAGATTATGGAACATCGAGGAAGGATATTGGCTCTTTAAATGGAGAATATGAGCGGGGAAGGAAAGGTAGTCGAGATTTTGATAGGAGTCAGATCCGTGGTCGAGGCAGTCTCGAGTATCAGGATAGGGTCAGGCGAAGAGATGTAGGAGGAAGGGAGATGAGGAATGGTGGACATCGCTCTACTTCTAGCAGGAGTGATTCAGGAAGTAGTGGTGGCGGGCCTAGGAGGTGTGGGTATGCAGTTCGCCCCGTGGATCGAGAACCCGGGGAACTGTCTAGTGATGGATCTGATGGTGCTACTGAGGCTGAAATTCAATGTAATAAAGAAACTGATGTTACAATATTGGATAGTGGGAGACAGTTGTCACCCATTCCAAATAAGAAGAGGAAGTTTTCCCCAATTGTTTGGGACAGAGATGATAAGGATGCCACTCGAACAATCAGAAGCACGAAAGTGTTGGAAAGTAGTAACTTGCCGCCACtaccaccacctcctcctcctcctttgCCTGTTCCCCTTAAGTCTAACTCTATTCATGACGATGCGGAACAGAATTCACTGGTTGAAGACAATGGTGTGCATGTTTCGGGGGCCCCACCTTCGGACATTGATTCGCTGCCGTATGTGTCAGAATTGCCTGGCATGACAGATTCTTCAGTACCCAAAGAAGAAGACAGGGTCAATGACATGATAGCAGAGACAAATGATGAAAATGACTATGTTCCACGGACTATAACATCATCCCGATGGGCAAATGATGCTGAGTCACCATCTGACGAAGGTGAGATTTCTGATTATGAAGACAGCTGGAAGATGAAGAGGAAGTCTCAATCTGAATCAGCTGAAGCAAAGGTAGGCAGGAAGTCAATTAGTCCTGGGCTTGGAGAATATTCTGAAGGAACAAAGGTACGGTCATTGGGTTCAGATGAACGTGTAAGGTCTTCCAGTAGAGATAGTTACAATGACACTGTTGATAAGAATGACTACATGGAAGTAGATGATGATCAGAATATTGTTTGTAGTGATGCTAGCCATTCTGGCACCGAGTCAGAGGATGATGTTGGCTCTCATGGCACACCAGAACAAGTCCATCCTCCACAGAGGAGCTTCAATATGCTTCATGGTTGCAGAAGTGTTGATGAGTTTGAACGACTGAATAGGATTGATGAAGGAACATATGGGATTGTTTTCAGAGCCAAGGACAAGAAAACTGGAGAAGTTGTGGCTCTGAAGAAGGTCAAGATGGATAGGGAGAGAGAAGGGTTTCCTTTGACTTCTCTTAGAGAAATAAATATTCTTCTTTCTATTCATCACCCATCCATTGTGGATGTTAAAGAAGTTGTTGTGGGGAGCAACCTTGACAGTATATATATGGTCATGGAGTACATGGAACATGACCTCAAAGGATTGATGGAGACAATGAAACAACCTTATAGTCAGAGTGAGGTTAAATGCTTGATGCTTCAGCTTTTAGAGGGCATCAAGTATCTTCATGATAATTGGGTCCTGCACCGTGATCTGAAAACTTCAAATCTTCTTTTGAATAACTGTGGTGATTTGAAGATCTGTGACTTTGGACTGGCCCGTCAATATGGAAGTCCTTTGAAACCATATACTTCCCTGGTTGTGACTTTGTGGTACAG GGCACCAGAACTTCTATTAGGAGCGAAACAGTACTCCACGGCAATTGATATGTGGTCGTTAGGGTGTATAATGGCTGAGCTATTGTCTAAAGAACCTTTGTTCAATGGGAAGTCAGAGGTTGAGCAGCTTGACAAG ATATTCAAGGTTCTTGGAACTCCCAATGAGACGATATGGCCTGGGCTTTCTGACCTCCCTGGTGCGAAGGTGAACTTCGCCAAGCACAA GCGTCCAGCTTTGG GTACAACCTTTTGCGCAAGAAATTTCCTGCGACATCTTTTACAGGGACACCTGTACTATCTGATGCTGGATTTGACCTTTTGA
- the LOC121807504 gene encoding cyclin-dependent kinase G-2-like isoform X1 → MAAGRHGGYRDNEFRDRETDYGTSRKDIGSLNGEYERGRKGSRDFDRSQIRGRGSLEYQDRVRRRDVGGREMRNGGHRSTSSRSDSGSSGGGPRRCGYAVRPVDREPGELSSDGSDGATEAEIQCNKETDVTILDSGRQLSPIPNKKRKFSPIVWDRDDKDATRTIRSTKVLESSNLPPLPPPPPPPLPVPLKSNSIHDDAEQNSLVEDNGVHVSGAPPSDIDSLPYVSELPGMTDSSVPKEEDRVNDMIAETNDENDYVPRTITSSRWANDAESPSDEGEISDYEDSWKMKRKSQSESAEAKVGRKSISPGLGEYSEGTKVRSLGSDERVRSSSRDSYNDTVDKNDYMEVDDDQNIVCSDASHSGTESEDDVGSHGTPEQVHPPQRSFNMLHGCRSVDEFERLNRIDEGTYGIVFRAKDKKTGEVVALKKVKMDREREGFPLTSLREINILLSIHHPSIVDVKEVVVGSNLDSIYMVMEYMEHDLKGLMETMKQPYSQSEVKCLMLQLLEGIKYLHDNWVLHRDLKTSNLLLNNCGDLKICDFGLARQYGSPLKPYTSLVVTLWYRAPELLLGAKQYSTAIDMWSLGCIMAELLSKEPLFNGKSEVEQLDKIFKVLGTPNETIWPGLSDLPGAKVNFAKHKYNLLRKKFPATSFTGTPVLSDAGFDLLNMLLTYDPEKRITADAALNHEWFHEVPLPKSKEFMPTFPAQHAQDRRMRRVMKSPDPLEELKRKEKQGELGTGGLFGQ, encoded by the exons ATGGCCGCTGGAAGGCACGGGGGTTATAGAGACAATGAATTCAGGGACCGTGAGACAGATTATGGAACATCGAGGAAGGATATTGGCTCTTTAAATGGAGAATATGAGCGGGGAAGGAAAGGTAGTCGAGATTTTGATAGGAGTCAGATCCGTGGTCGAGGCAGTCTCGAGTATCAGGATAGGGTCAGGCGAAGAGATGTAGGAGGAAGGGAGATGAGGAATGGTGGACATCGCTCTACTTCTAGCAGGAGTGATTCAGGAAGTAGTGGTGGCGGGCCTAGGAGGTGTGGGTATGCAGTTCGCCCCGTGGATCGAGAACCCGGGGAACTGTCTAGTGATGGATCTGATGGTGCTACTGAGGCTGAAATTCAATGTAATAAAGAAACTGATGTTACAATATTGGATAGTGGGAGACAGTTGTCACCCATTCCAAATAAGAAGAGGAAGTTTTCCCCAATTGTTTGGGACAGAGATGATAAGGATGCCACTCGAACAATCAGAAGCACGAAAGTGTTGGAAAGTAGTAACTTGCCGCCACtaccaccacctcctcctcctcctttgCCTGTTCCCCTTAAGTCTAACTCTATTCATGACGATGCGGAACAGAATTCACTGGTTGAAGACAATGGTGTGCATGTTTCGGGGGCCCCACCTTCGGACATTGATTCGCTGCCGTATGTGTCAGAATTGCCTGGCATGACAGATTCTTCAGTACCCAAAGAAGAAGACAGGGTCAATGACATGATAGCAGAGACAAATGATGAAAATGACTATGTTCCACGGACTATAACATCATCCCGATGGGCAAATGATGCTGAGTCACCATCTGACGAAGGTGAGATTTCTGATTATGAAGACAGCTGGAAGATGAAGAGGAAGTCTCAATCTGAATCAGCTGAAGCAAAGGTAGGCAGGAAGTCAATTAGTCCTGGGCTTGGAGAATATTCTGAAGGAACAAAGGTACGGTCATTGGGTTCAGATGAACGTGTAAGGTCTTCCAGTAGAGATAGTTACAATGACACTGTTGATAAGAATGACTACATGGAAGTAGATGATGATCAGAATATTGTTTGTAGTGATGCTAGCCATTCTGGCACCGAGTCAGAGGATGATGTTGGCTCTCATGGCACACCAGAACAAGTCCATCCTCCACAGAGGAGCTTCAATATGCTTCATGGTTGCAGAAGTGTTGATGAGTTTGAACGACTGAATAGGATTGATGAAGGAACATATGGGATTGTTTTCAGAGCCAAGGACAAGAAAACTGGAGAAGTTGTGGCTCTGAAGAAGGTCAAGATGGATAGGGAGAGAGAAGGGTTTCCTTTGACTTCTCTTAGAGAAATAAATATTCTTCTTTCTATTCATCACCCATCCATTGTGGATGTTAAAGAAGTTGTTGTGGGGAGCAACCTTGACAGTATATATATGGTCATGGAGTACATGGAACATGACCTCAAAGGATTGATGGAGACAATGAAACAACCTTATAGTCAGAGTGAGGTTAAATGCTTGATGCTTCAGCTTTTAGAGGGCATCAAGTATCTTCATGATAATTGGGTCCTGCACCGTGATCTGAAAACTTCAAATCTTCTTTTGAATAACTGTGGTGATTTGAAGATCTGTGACTTTGGACTGGCCCGTCAATATGGAAGTCCTTTGAAACCATATACTTCCCTGGTTGTGACTTTGTGGTACAG GGCACCAGAACTTCTATTAGGAGCGAAACAGTACTCCACGGCAATTGATATGTGGTCGTTAGGGTGTATAATGGCTGAGCTATTGTCTAAAGAACCTTTGTTCAATGGGAAGTCAGAGGTTGAGCAGCTTGACAAG ATATTCAAGGTTCTTGGAACTCCCAATGAGACGATATGGCCTGGGCTTTCTGACCTCCCTGGTGCGAAGGTGAACTTCGCCAAGCACAA GTACAACCTTTTGCGCAAGAAATTTCCTGCGACATCTTTTACAGGGACACCTGTACTATCTGATGCTGGATTTGACCTTTTGAACATGCTTCTAACTTATGACCCTGAGAAG AGGATAACTGCGGACGCTGCTCTCAACCACGAATGGTTTCACGAAGTCCCGTTACCTAAGTCTAAGGAATTTATGCCTACTTTTCCTGCTCAACATGCACAAGACAG GCGCATGAGAAGAGTAATGAAGAGTCCAGACCCACTAGAGGAGCTGAAGAGGAAGGAAAAACAAGGGGAACTAGGAACTGGTGGTTTATTTGGCCAATAA
- the LOC121807504 gene encoding cyclin-dependent kinase G-2-like isoform X2 produces MAAGRHGGYRDNEFRDRETDYGTSRKDIGSLNGEYERGRKGSRDFDRSQIRGRGSLEYQDRVRRRDVGGREMRNGGHRSTSSRSDSGSSGGGPRRCGYAVRPVDREPGELSSDGSDGATEAEIQCNKETDVTILDSGRQLSPIPNKKRKFSPIVWDRDDKDATRTIRSTKVLESSNLPPLPPPPPPPLPVPLKSNSIHDDAEQNSLVEDNGVHVSGAPPSDIDSLPYVSELPGMTDSSVPKEEDRVNDMIAETNDENDYVPRTITSSRWANDAESPSDEGEISDYEDSWKMKRKSQSESAEAKVGRKSISPGLGEYSEGTKVRSLGSDERVRSSSRDSYNDTVDKNDYMEVDDDQNIVCSDASHSGTESEDDVGSHGTPEQVHPPQRSFNMLHGCRSVDEFERLNRIDEGTYGIVFRAKDKKTGEVVALKKVKMDREREGFPLTSLREINILLSIHHPSIVDVKEVVVGSNLDSIYMVMEYMEHDLKGLMETMKQPYSQSEVKCLMLQLLEGIKYLHDNWVLHRDLKTSNLLLNNCGDLKICDFGLARQYGSPLKPYTSLVVTLWYRAPELLLGAKQYSTAIDMWSLGCIMAELLSKEPLFNGKSEVEQLDKIFKVLGTPNETIWPGLSDLPGAKVNFAKHKRPALGDSGWLSCFCTTFCARNFLRHLLQGHLYYLMLDLTF; encoded by the exons ATGGCCGCTGGAAGGCACGGGGGTTATAGAGACAATGAATTCAGGGACCGTGAGACAGATTATGGAACATCGAGGAAGGATATTGGCTCTTTAAATGGAGAATATGAGCGGGGAAGGAAAGGTAGTCGAGATTTTGATAGGAGTCAGATCCGTGGTCGAGGCAGTCTCGAGTATCAGGATAGGGTCAGGCGAAGAGATGTAGGAGGAAGGGAGATGAGGAATGGTGGACATCGCTCTACTTCTAGCAGGAGTGATTCAGGAAGTAGTGGTGGCGGGCCTAGGAGGTGTGGGTATGCAGTTCGCCCCGTGGATCGAGAACCCGGGGAACTGTCTAGTGATGGATCTGATGGTGCTACTGAGGCTGAAATTCAATGTAATAAAGAAACTGATGTTACAATATTGGATAGTGGGAGACAGTTGTCACCCATTCCAAATAAGAAGAGGAAGTTTTCCCCAATTGTTTGGGACAGAGATGATAAGGATGCCACTCGAACAATCAGAAGCACGAAAGTGTTGGAAAGTAGTAACTTGCCGCCACtaccaccacctcctcctcctcctttgCCTGTTCCCCTTAAGTCTAACTCTATTCATGACGATGCGGAACAGAATTCACTGGTTGAAGACAATGGTGTGCATGTTTCGGGGGCCCCACCTTCGGACATTGATTCGCTGCCGTATGTGTCAGAATTGCCTGGCATGACAGATTCTTCAGTACCCAAAGAAGAAGACAGGGTCAATGACATGATAGCAGAGACAAATGATGAAAATGACTATGTTCCACGGACTATAACATCATCCCGATGGGCAAATGATGCTGAGTCACCATCTGACGAAGGTGAGATTTCTGATTATGAAGACAGCTGGAAGATGAAGAGGAAGTCTCAATCTGAATCAGCTGAAGCAAAGGTAGGCAGGAAGTCAATTAGTCCTGGGCTTGGAGAATATTCTGAAGGAACAAAGGTACGGTCATTGGGTTCAGATGAACGTGTAAGGTCTTCCAGTAGAGATAGTTACAATGACACTGTTGATAAGAATGACTACATGGAAGTAGATGATGATCAGAATATTGTTTGTAGTGATGCTAGCCATTCTGGCACCGAGTCAGAGGATGATGTTGGCTCTCATGGCACACCAGAACAAGTCCATCCTCCACAGAGGAGCTTCAATATGCTTCATGGTTGCAGAAGTGTTGATGAGTTTGAACGACTGAATAGGATTGATGAAGGAACATATGGGATTGTTTTCAGAGCCAAGGACAAGAAAACTGGAGAAGTTGTGGCTCTGAAGAAGGTCAAGATGGATAGGGAGAGAGAAGGGTTTCCTTTGACTTCTCTTAGAGAAATAAATATTCTTCTTTCTATTCATCACCCATCCATTGTGGATGTTAAAGAAGTTGTTGTGGGGAGCAACCTTGACAGTATATATATGGTCATGGAGTACATGGAACATGACCTCAAAGGATTGATGGAGACAATGAAACAACCTTATAGTCAGAGTGAGGTTAAATGCTTGATGCTTCAGCTTTTAGAGGGCATCAAGTATCTTCATGATAATTGGGTCCTGCACCGTGATCTGAAAACTTCAAATCTTCTTTTGAATAACTGTGGTGATTTGAAGATCTGTGACTTTGGACTGGCCCGTCAATATGGAAGTCCTTTGAAACCATATACTTCCCTGGTTGTGACTTTGTGGTACAG GGCACCAGAACTTCTATTAGGAGCGAAACAGTACTCCACGGCAATTGATATGTGGTCGTTAGGGTGTATAATGGCTGAGCTATTGTCTAAAGAACCTTTGTTCAATGGGAAGTCAGAGGTTGAGCAGCTTGACAAG ATATTCAAGGTTCTTGGAACTCCCAATGAGACGATATGGCCTGGGCTTTCTGACCTCCCTGGTGCGAAGGTGAACTTCGCCAAGCACAA GCGTCCAGCTTTGGGTGATTCTGGCTGGCTTTCGTGCTTCT GTACAACCTTTTGCGCAAGAAATTTCCTGCGACATCTTTTACAGGGACACCTGTACTATCTGATGCTGGATTTGACCTTTTGA
- the LOC121806656 gene encoding remorin-like has protein sequence MRSIEDKGCLTQEAAAGGASCMSFEFKNNGLTLTRSASHHHRTSLGKPTPSKWDDAQKWLVNLSRGEKNPTKASPRNSNADDRRLIAPPVPKKDYPSEDEEDEEGANASGGVDQFDVETKNVDCDESVWRINRPASSCKSVVRSVCVRDMGTEMTPMVSQEPSRTATPIRATTPAARSPVSSGTSTPARGQNGAMVVENGLPVASPVDRRGEGLVGVDVLENKTDDQSSKTNPLETRAAAWDEAERAKYMARFKREEVKIQAWENHQKRKAEMQMRKVEVKAERLKSRAHEKCTNKLAATRRIAEEKRANAEADLNEKAVKTSQRADYIRRTGHLPSSFSSSFSFKLPSLCW, from the exons ATGAGATCCATAGAGGATAAAGGGTGCTTGACACAAGAAGCTGCAGCTGGTGGTGCTAGTTGTATGAGCTTCGAGTTCAAGAACAACGGCCTCACACTCACTCGTAGCGCTTCCCACCATCATCGAACGTCCTTGGGAAAACCCACTCCATCGAAATGGGACGACGCCCAGAAGTGGCTCGTCAATCTCTCCAGAGGGGAGAAGAATCCCACCAAGGCCTCTCCCCGGAACTCCAATGCTGATGACCGGAGGCTGATAGCCCCTCCTGTGCCCAAGAAGGACTACCCAAGCGAGGACGAAGAGGATGAGGAGGGGGCGAATGCCTCGGGTGGCGTTGATCAGTTTGATGTGGAGACTAAGAATGTGGACTGTGATGAGTCTGTGTGGAGGATCAATAGGCCTGCTAGTAGTTGCAAATCGGTCGTTAGGTCGGTTTGTGTGAGGGATATGGGGACCGAGATGACGCCAATGGTGAGCCAGGAGCCGTCTAGGACAGCCACCCCGATCAGGGCCACCACCCCTGCTGCAAGAAGCCCTGTTTCTTCAGGGACCTCGACTCCGGCCAGGGGGCAGAACGGTGCGATGGTGGTTGAGAATGGCCTGCCCGTTGCATCTCCCGTTGACAGGAGAGGAGAAGGCCTTGTTGGCGTGGACGTGCTGGAAAACAAAACGGATGATCAGTCTAGTAAGACGAATCCTCTGGAAACCCGAGCAGCGGCTTGGGATGAGGCCGAACGTGCCAAATACATGGCAAG GTTTAAACGGGAAGAAGTGAAGATTCAAGCATGGGAAAATCATCAGAAGAGGAAAGCCGAAATGCAGATGAGGAAAGTAGAG GTGAAAGCCGAGAGGCTGAAGTCTCGAGCACATGAGAAGTGCACAAACAAGTTGGCAGCAACTAGAAGGATAGCGGAGGAGAAACGTGCCAATGCTGAGGCAGATTTGAACGAGAAGGCCGTGAAGACTTCTCAACGGGCGGACTATATAAGGAGGACGGGACATCTCCCGTCTTCGTTCTCGTCTTCGTTCTCGTTCAAGCTGCCTTCATTGTGCTGGTAG
- the LOC121808091 gene encoding 4-coumarate--CoA ligase-like 9, with translation MAAASNSTMDPNSGFSPQTKIFHSLRPSISIPPSPLPLYIFSLLSSSSPSPAAALIDAATSRRIPLSHLPILVQSLASNLRLKFNIRKNDVAFILSTNSIQIPLLHLSLLSLSVIVSPSNPLSSDSDISHQIRLTKPAIAFATSASAARVPPLREGTVLLDSPEFESLFLPSAAKFDPPEVSPDDTAAILYSSGTTGRVKGVELTHRNLIAVIAGARAIRAARASPPVTLCVVPFFHVYGFTMCLREVALGGSLVVAAAESRRGSRLDLEMVFGAVEEFGVTHLAVAPPVVVAMVKSAVVGKYELRSLEVVMSGGAPVASTVIERFKAKFSNISLIQAYGLTETSAGVVRPLGGFESEVKGSNGRLVSNCQARIIDPLTGDSLPPLMPGELWIRGPIVMKGYVGDKEATAAMVDSEGWLRTGDICFFDGNGLLFYVERLKDLIKYNGYQVAPAELEDLLLSHPAIVDAAVIPYPDEDAGQIPAAFVVREPGSTINESLIMDFVAQKVAPYKKIRRVFFRDTIPKNAAGKVLRKELVKLATNVASKL, from the exons ATGGCGGCAGCTTCAAACTCAACGATGGATCCAAACAGCGGCTTCTCTCCCCAAACCAAAATCTTCCACAGCCTCCGCCCCTCCATCTCCATCCCCCCTTCCCCTCTCCCACTCTACATCTTCTCcctcctctcctcctcctccccttcCCCTGCCGCCGCCCTCATCGACGCCGCCACCTCCCGCCGCATCCCCCTTTCCCACCTCCCCATCCTCGTCCAATCCCTAGCCTCCAATCTCCGTCTCAAATTCAACATCAGGAAAAACGACGTCGCATTCATCCTCTCCACCAACTCAATCCAGATTCCCCTTCTCCACCTCTCCCTCCTCTCCCTCAGCGTCATCGTCTCCCCTTCCAACCCCCTCTCCTCCGACTCCGACATCTCCCACCAGATCCGCCTCACCAAACCGGCAATCGCCTTCGCCACCTCCGCCTCCGCCGCTAGGGTTCCACCGCTGCGCGAGGGGACGGTGCTGCTCGACTCTCCGGAGTTCGAATCCCTATTCCTCCCCTCCGCCGCGAAATTCGATCCGCCGGAGGTGTCCCCCGACGACACGGCGGCGATTCTCTACTCCTCCGGCACCACGGGGAGGGTGAAGGGGGTCGAATTGACGCATCGGAACCTAATCGCGGTGATCGCCGGCGCGCGCGCGATTCGCGCGGCTAGGGCTTCACCTCCGGTGACGCTGTGCGTGGTGCCGTTCTTCCACGTGTACGGATTCACGATGTGCCTCAGGGAGGTGGCGCTGGGCGGGAGCCtcgtggtggcggcggcggagagccGGCGAGGGAGTAGATTGGATTTGGAGATGGTTTTTGGAGCGGTTGAGGAGTTCGGCGTGACGCATCTGGCGGTGGCGCCGCCAGTGGTGGTGGCAATGGTGAAGAGTGCGGTGGTGGGGAAGTACGAATTGAGGTCGTTAGAGGTGGTGATGAGCGGCGGAGCTCCGGTGGCGAGTACAGTTATTGAGAGATTTAAGGCAAAGTTTTCCAATATATCACTCATTCAG GCTTATGGGCTTACCGAAACAAGTGCAGGAGTCGTTCGACCGTTAGGAGGCTTTGAAAGTGAAGTGAAAGGTTCAAACGGCCGTCTCGTCTCTAACTGCCAAGCCAGAATCATTGATCCTCTCACCGGCGACAGTTTGCCGCCTCTTATGCCAGGGGAGCTCTGGATAAGAGGCCCCATAGTAATGAAAG GGTATGTGGGTGATAAAGAAGCAACTGCTGCAATGGTTGATTCAGAGGGATGGCTGAGAACTGGTGATATTTGCTTTTTCGACGGAAATGGACTCCTGTTCTATGTTGAGAGATTGAAGGATTTGATTAAATACAATGGATACCAG GTTGCTCCAGCAGAACTGGAAGATCTGCTGCTTTCACATCCAGCCATTGTTGATGCAGCTGTGATCCC GTATCCTGATGAAGATGCAGGCCAAATACCTGCAGCCTTCGTGGTTAGAGAGCCGGGAAGCACGATAAATGAGTCGTTGATCATGGATTTTGTAGCACAAAAG GTGGCGccgtataaaaaaattagacgCGTCTTCTTCAGAGATACTATACCAAAGAATGCCGCAGGAAAAGTCTTGAGAAAGGAATTAGTCAAGCTAGCAACAAATGTAGCTTCAAAGTTGTAA